The Methanothrix sp. genome has a segment encoding these proteins:
- a CDS encoding dipeptide ABC transporter ATP-binding protein — translation MPLLQINDLSVDYLSEGTAGRSFRAVDGISFALERGEMLAVVGESGSGKTTLALGIMRLLPENAKVTGSIILKGRDFNSMSEEEKDQIRWKEIAVVFQNSLEVLNPVMRMEDQICEPMIKHLHIEKDEAKKRGSELFRLVDLDPVWLKAYPHQLSGGMRQRALIAMALSCQPEILILDEVTSALDAFTKAKIADLLRRLQRDFGYSMILISHDISFLSSLTNRMMVMYAGRAMERGDTDKMIDHPLHPYTRGLINSTPGIFLYRDLWGIPGEAPSGAVPGCPFYSRCTQRVDLCMSSSPALQPVNSEREVACHLGGVVTLLSASGMNYCYRLPDGGVLDAVKDVCLDISEGEVLAIVGQTGSGKSTLAHMLAGVMGSGVGEIYFKGNRMNGEGYGSQYGGIQIVFQDPVNATSSRFTVLDAVKEPLDINHLQRPEERVELAKAALASVGLSSSEQFLNQYCGRLSGGQRQRVALARALIMKPKLLIADEITSSLDVSTAANVLRMLKGLQNSQGFAMIYITHDLMVALKVADRIAIMERGRIIEIGNSHQVILHPQEEATRKLVETKMNREELIPGG, via the coding sequence ATGCCGCTGCTCCAGATCAATGATCTGTCCGTTGATTACCTATCAGAAGGAACAGCGGGCAGATCCTTCCGAGCAGTGGATGGAATCAGCTTTGCTTTGGAGAGAGGGGAGATGCTTGCCGTGGTGGGGGAGTCTGGAAGCGGCAAGACCACCCTTGCTCTGGGAATCATGAGGCTTCTTCCTGAGAATGCCAAGGTTACGGGGTCGATAATCCTCAAGGGCAGGGATTTCAATTCTATGTCGGAGGAGGAAAAAGACCAGATCCGCTGGAAGGAGATTGCTGTTGTATTTCAAAACAGCCTTGAGGTCCTAAATCCGGTGATGAGGATGGAGGATCAGATATGTGAGCCCATGATAAAGCATCTGCATATCGAAAAGGACGAGGCAAAAAAGAGAGGCTCAGAGCTCTTCCGCCTGGTTGACCTGGATCCGGTCTGGCTGAAGGCCTATCCCCACCAGCTCTCCGGCGGGATGAGACAGAGGGCGCTGATTGCCATGGCTCTATCATGTCAACCCGAAATTCTGATCCTCGATGAGGTGACATCGGCTCTGGATGCCTTCACCAAAGCAAAGATAGCCGATCTGCTCAGGAGGCTGCAGAGGGATTTTGGATACAGCATGATACTGATCTCCCATGATATCAGCTTTCTCTCTTCCCTCACCAACAGGATGATGGTGATGTATGCCGGCCGGGCTATGGAGCGGGGAGATACAGATAAGATGATAGACCATCCCCTGCATCCTTATACCAGGGGGCTCATCAACTCCACACCTGGCATCTTCCTCTACCGAGACCTATGGGGGATACCGGGAGAGGCTCCATCAGGAGCAGTGCCGGGCTGCCCGTTCTACTCCCGTTGCACCCAGAGAGTCGATCTATGCATGAGCAGCTCACCGGCTCTGCAGCCTGTGAACAGCGAGCGGGAGGTGGCTTGCCATTTGGGTGGGGTTGTCACCCTTCTCTCCGCCTCGGGGATGAACTACTGCTACCGCCTGCCCGATGGAGGGGTGCTTGATGCCGTAAAGGACGTCTGCCTGGATATCAGTGAGGGTGAGGTCCTGGCCATCGTCGGCCAGACGGGCTCGGGAAAGTCAACCCTCGCCCATATGCTGGCCGGGGTGATGGGCTCTGGGGTGGGGGAGATCTATTTCAAAGGAAACAGGATGAATGGAGAGGGATATGGATCTCAATATGGCGGGATTCAGATAGTCTTCCAGGATCCGGTCAACGCCACCAGCTCCAGGTTCACCGTTCTGGATGCAGTGAAAGAGCCTCTGGATATCAACCATCTGCAAAGGCCAGAGGAGAGGGTCGAGCTGGCGAAGGCAGCTCTTGCTTCAGTTGGCCTTTCCAGCTCTGAGCAATTCCTGAACCAATACTGTGGGAGGCTGAGCGGGGGCCAGAGGCAGAGGGTGGCCCTGGCCCGGGCGCTTATAATGAAGCCCAAGCTCCTGATCGCCGATGAGATCACCTCCTCTCTGGACGTATCCACTGCCGCCAATGTCCTCCGGATGTTGAAAGGGCTGCAAAATTCCCAGGGGTTCGCCATGATCTATATAACCCATGACCTCATGGTCGCCCTCAAGGTGGCAGACAGAATCGCCATCATGGAGAGGGGTAGGATCATCGAGATCGGCAATTCTCATCAGGTGATTCTTCATCCCCAGGAGGAGGCGACAAGAAAGCTGGTGGAGACGAAGATGAATCGAGAAGAGCTGATTCCTGGTGGCTGA